The Pelodiscus sinensis isolate JC-2024 unplaced genomic scaffold, ASM4963464v1 ctg210, whole genome shotgun sequence nucleotide sequence ccccgctggctctggctccgggtagtgactagagcccgctgggattcatggggccactcctctaggtcattccccatcagcaccttggtgggcaagtgcgggtgcacccccacttccttgaggccttccttcgccccccatttcagatgcacccgggctacaggcaccttaaacggggacccgtctatgcccttcagggtcagctgggtgtggggtagtatccggtctggggccactatgtcggatcgggccagagtcacctccgcccccgtgtcccagaagcccgtcaccttcctaccatccacctccaggggtatgaggcactcgctccgcaggggccgtcctgcccccacccggtacacggagaaatccgcctcctgagaatcagacctcccaggggaggtgcactgagcacccttcccctctctctgagctgaggtttgcctgccagcccctgcctctgggacagcctgcccttcctcccgccccagccagttaaccctggaaagtccccggtcctgggacctggtgcactgagccctcttgtggcctttttgcccacagcgatggcaagttaggctttgggctgtctctgtccaggccctggctggttctctggggcacagacgacctgttccttgggctcgccccgtagttgactctcTCCGTCGCTCAGctgagatccggtctctgcgcggttccctttctctccgggactcccgttcacacccggaccggctctccgtgaactcatctgccagcctcccggcctcctgggggttctctggtctccggtccttgagccacagcctcagtttgggtgggcacgcttcatagaactgctccatcatgaccagcctgagcagctcctctgtggtctgggctccgactccagacacccacttgcggcagtattgcgccaggcgggaggccaggtccacataggtctcccgtggccctttctgtaccccccggagcttcttcctgtacatctcgggggtcagcccgaacttgtgcagcagggcctccttgactcggttgtaatcccctggctgtaggtcctccagctgactgagcactccggccgcctcctggttcagtgcggggatgagctcctgcagccagtcagctggggggacccgttgcagtccacaggccctctcaaaggcactgaggaacccgtctatgtcacccatgtccttcaattgggccaccacgggcctctccaagcatctggcagtcctgggaccctggggcccatccgcacttggcgcagccggtgccccgccggttctccgctctgccatggccagctcatgctgtcgctgcctctctcggtcctggcggtccctctctcggtcctctacttccaattccctgatccgcagctggatctccagccgcagcagctccgctgggctgtcccctgccctagatgggctattacttgcaggcctcccgggagacgctgtctcatctctccggtgggttccagcgctcctccccccctctgagcctgacacactctcaggaggggtctggctgctccccctggggacaagatcctggccctgtggctggtcattctcttccagccgggcaatcagctgggccttggttgctttccccacgggcaggcccctctctctgcacagccccaccagctctgccttcaagagtcgggcgtaggccatctgcccgctgggcccctcggtgcagactcaccagtctagtgctgcagcgccccacgattcccaggaaccacttctctctgcctccagcacgcctggctccagggctcttgcttctacagcgccttgtcacTTGCcactggaagctccatccacggggtgcagtgcatcccgctcctgacaccagtgtgacggcgcgttggggttccccacctcctgcaccccgaaatggcacaaacagactgtaccagccggtggaatagaggaagtttattgcctctccaggatacagcacagcacagatgtagtctggtcacagagctgggctaggatgcctcaggcccccttgagttggggggagactgggcccctaaactccagcctctttccctaggctctcctccatgctcccagacagtaacttactaaccctcttccagccctgccccccagtcagggcagcatccaccttcctttgttcctctccatggggggtgtctggccactggttcaacaagtttggcactacctctgcctagtgaggttttccctgctgggtcttgctccagacagcaggggtcaccacagcccagcaagtacccccactacgtcacagccccgCCGCCTGGCCCTCGGGACGCGGCTCTCGGGACGCCCCCGCCGCCTGGCTCTCGGGACGCGGCTCTGCCTGGCCCTCGGGACGCGGCTCTCGGGACGCCCCCGCCGCCTGGCCCTCGGGACGCCCCCGCCGCCTGGCCCTCGGgacggggaggggcagtgtggcaggggagctgcggatggggtgggtgggggctggTGTGGCAGGGTAGCTGCGGGTGGTGGGGgtggcggggagtgggggggccgGCGTGGCGGGAGAGCtacgggcggggggggctggcgtcgggggggagcccagcgtgaTGGGGGAGCTAcggacagggaggggcagggtggcaggggagctgcgggggggtGGACGGCCTGACCGGAgagctgcgggcggggggggggcggcgtgaCGGGGgagctgcgggcggggggggcggtgggcggggggggccggcgtGACGGGGgagctgcgggcggggggggcagcgggcgggggctggCGTGACGGGGGAGCTGCGGgcagggggggcagcgggcggggggggccggcggggcgggggggggccggcgtgACGGGGgagctgcgggcggggggggcggcgggcgggggctggcgtGACGGGGGAGCGGCgggcgggggggcggcggggcggcgggcgggggggctggcgtGGCGGGGGAgctgcgggcgggggggccggCGTGACGGGGGAGCTGCGGGTGGCTGAGCCCCACGTGTCGTGGCTGAGCCAGAGGAAGCTGGCGGCCAGGCCCCCGAACTCGGTGCCAGGCTGTGGGGAGCAGCGGGGCCGgttggccctgccccccaagccaggaGCAGCGGAAAGGGGCTCtcgggggctctggctgctgcctgggcggGCCCGGGGCGCtcagctgctgctctgtccctCTGCAGGCTGGTGACCCGGCTGTCCCGGCGCTGGCCCGCGGCCATGGCTCTGATCGAGGGCGTGGGGGACGAAGTCACCATCCTCTTCggcctgctgctggtgctgctggtgCTGGCGCTGGCCTGGGTGTCGACGCACACGGCGGAGCGGGCGGACCAGGTCTTCGCTGCTCCCCCCAGTCTGGCGGCTGGGCGGCTCGGGGCAGAGAGCCTGCTGGAGGAGGAGTCCCGGGAGCCCGGCGCGCCGGCCCCAGCCGCAGGGGGGCCCAGGGAGACGGCGGAGCCTTCGGCAGGTGCCGCGCCAGATGGGCCTGAGGGCACGGCTGCAGGGCTGAGGCACCGGGCCAGCCCCGGATCTGCACAGGGGCCCCCGCAGCCGCCCGAGGGCCCAGGCGCCAGCCCCGAGGCCGTGGACAGTAGCCCCACGGAGCGCGGCACCGTGCTGCGGCTGAAGTTCCTCAACGACACGGAGCGCCTGGTCTCCGTGCGCCCAGACGAGACGGTCGGCTCTCTCAAGAGGTGAGGGGCACGGCCGCCCTCTCgcctgtgggaggggagaggctctggCATCCCTCGGCCTTGCTTggccctccctccctggtgctggaCATGGCTCTCCGCTGCCACCCCCCGGCGGTGAGCCTGCGTGGTAGCCTGAGCCTTGGCAGCGCTGGTCACGGGAACAGCGAGGGCACCCGGCAGAATGCCAGGCCACGGAGGCGATGGGGGctcctgggagggaggttggactGTGCAGGCTGAGGCGTTGAACGCGCGCTCGCCACGCGGGGGCTGGGCCGCGCAGTGGCAGATGCAGTTCCGTGCTGATGGGTGCACAGACCCGAGCGCGCGCACCGCCGGGGACTGACTGGCTGTTCCCACGCAGCCGTGGCAGGAACGTGGGGCCCCTTGGGAGGGGTAGGTAATGCGACAGGAGGCGTTCTACGGCTGCCACGGGGAATACTGAGTGCAGGGCTTCTTGCCAGCCTTCCCTCATCTCTCCCGTCCACGTGTGGAATCAGTTTTCTGGTGTGCACTAAGCGTGtgggctgtgcaccaccagtagaaacacgctGCTTGCGATGGACGGCTGCGGGCGCTCTGCCAGCCAGCTGGTGCTCAGCGCACAGCGAAGGCTGCTGCTCATCCCGTCTCAAAAGCTGTATTTGAATGGGAGAAAGGGCCGAGAACCACGGGGCCGTGGTCCGCTCGAAGAGAGGCTGGACGAGAGGAGAGATTGCAAAGACTGGGACTGGCAAAAAGACGACTCTGGCGGAGTCGACCAGTCCAGAAGAGCGGGGGGGTCAGAGCAGTGTTATTTACCGCTTCCCAGAACACAAGGCCCCGGGGCCACTTAGCGACGTTAACACCAACCAGAAGGAAGGGCTGCTTGGCACCGCGCACtgtccatctgtggaactccttgccgggggCGGCGTGGCTAGGTAAAAGCTGGATGAAAACGCACTCGGTCAGTTCCCGGAGCCAGGGCGGTCAGGacacagcccctgctccaggcctGGTGCTGGGAAGGGATGGCGGGAGAGATCACTCGGCCgctggcagacaggaccctgggggagctgggcggggccgTTCAGAGGCTCCCGGGGGGCTGGAGTGACGCTGCCCTCCTTGTGTCTCACCACAGGGCCCAtttccccggccaggagcacCAGGTGCGTCTGATCTACCAGGGCCAGCTGCTGCGGGAGGATGCCCAGAGCCTGGCTGCGCTGCATCTCACCCACAACAGCGTTCTCCACTGCCACGTGTCccagcatggccccgcccccgtggcTGCTGGCCTCCGGGCCACCGCGGACCCCGTGCACACGGCCCTCAACGTGGGCAGCCTCATGCTGCCGCTCTTCGTGCTCATGCTGGCTGCGCTGTGGTACTTCCAGCTGCAGTACCGGCACGTCTTCACCGCCACAGCCACCACCTGCCTGGCGGGCCTCACCCTGCTCTTCAGCTTCGTGGCCTTCGCGCTGTACCGCAGATAGCGCTGCCCCTCCGGCCGCGGCCTAGCCCCATGCTGCCCCCAACGGGCTCGGGGCTTGtttggcagggtgggggcaaggcAGGACTGGCCGGCCGGGTGTCACCTGGTTCTGCTGCCGGAGGTGCTGTGCAAATAGAATCTGCCCAGACGCCCGCCCTTGCACGTGCTTGTGCGCAGACTGGGCACGGCTGCCCCGCACGCTGGCTGGAAGCCGGGTGCCCTTTTCCCTGCGAGCTTGAGTGGGCGGGGTCCCCGGGCCGTGGGGCCCTTGCAGCGGGGCAGTCGTGCTGCACGAGGGGCCTGGTGGGGGTCGTGCTGGCCTGGCTCAGCCGCGGGGGGCTAACGGAGCATGGTTCTCATTAGTGCTTCTTTTCAAATTAAAACCTGTGACTGACTGAACTCTGCCTGCCGGCCTGCTGTGTGTGCGGGGCTgcgcggggggggcagaggaggagggggcatgggccggagaggggctgggctttCCAGGGCGGTAGGGGAGGGAGacggggagtggggggcagggtgtgagggggatgggagggagcagACAGAGCAAGGAGGGGAAGGTAGAGGCggagcggtgggggagggggtatgagtaggggtgggccgggggaggggagcggtggggggcgggggagggggtatgAGGAGGGGgtgggccgggggaggggttttgaggagggggaggggccgggggaggggaacggTGGGTCGGAGTGGGAGGGGCGAGGGCGGAGGAGCGGCAGGTGGGGGCGGGGTctcgggagggggcggggcagatggGGGGGTCGCCGGGGGCCGCGAGCGAACGCTCACCCTCATTAGCATATGCAAATCGAGCCCGGCCTCCGCGGCGGCGGTGGGGCgcggcaggccccgcccccgggcccgtGGGGCGAcgcgggggctgccgggaagatGGCGGACGCGGCGGCCGGGCGGCGctgaggggcctggggcggcGACGGGAGCGAGATgtaggggggggcgggggggcgtaaggggtctgggggggccgggcgggggggccggctgggagcagggcgggggggtgtaaggggactggggggcagggcgggggggccggctgggagcagggcgggggggtgtaaggggactggggggcagggcgggggggtgtaaggggactgggggggcggggcgggggggcgtaaggggactgggggggccggctgggagcagggcgggggggtgtaaggggactgggggggcagggcgggggggccggctgggagcagggcgggggggtgtaaggggactggggggcagggcgggggggtgtaaggggactgggggggccggctgggagcagggcgggggggtgtaaggggactgggggggcggggcgggggggcgtaaggggactgggggggccggctgggagcagggcgggggggtgtaaggggactggggggcagggcgggggggtgtaaggggactgggggggccggctgggagcagggcgggggggtgtaaggggactgggggggcagggcgggggggcgtaaggggactgggggggccggctgggagcagggcgggggggtgtaaggggactgggggggcggggcgggggggcgtaaggggactgggggggccggctgggagcagggcgggggggtgtaaggggactggggggcggggcgggggggcgtaaggggactgggggggcggggcgggggggcgtaaggggactgggggggccggctgggagcagggcgggggggtgtaaggggactgggggggctggctgggagcagggcgggggggtgtaaggggcctgggggggcagggcgggggggtgtaaggggcctgggggggcagggcgggggggccggctgggagcagggcgggggggtgtaaggggactgggggggccggctgggagcagggcgggggggtgtaaggggactgggggggcagggcgggggggcgtaaggggactgggggggccggctgggagcagggcgggggggtgtaaggggactgggggggcggggcgggggggcgtaaggggactgggggggccgggtgggagcagggcgggggggtgtaaggggactggggggcggggcgggggggcgtaAGGGgactggcggggcgggggggcgtaaggggactgggggggccggctgggagcagggcgggggggtgtaaggggactgggggggctggctgggagcagggcgggggggtgtaaggggactgggggggcagggcgggggggtgtaaGGGGACTGGGAGGGccggctgggagcagggcgggggggtgtaaGGGGACTGGGAGGGccggctgggagcagggcgggggggtgtaaggggcctgggggggctggctgggagcagggcggggggtgtaaggggactgggggggagggcgggggggtgtaaggggccggggggccggctgggagcagggcgggggggtgcaaggGGCCGgggggccagctgggagcagggcagggggtgcaaggGGACGGGGGGGCTGCCGGGAATCGGGggtgcagctggctccctgcggggcgggggctccgCCCTCTCCGGCTCCACCTGCAACTTGTGACTCCTCCGCAGGGTCTCTCGGTTGGCAGCGGCCCCTCGACTCGCTGCGCCCCCACCATGCTGCGCCTGCTGCCATGGCTCCGCGCCCTGAGCCCCCAGACGGCTGCGCCCCGTGTCCggcaggggctggctgccagtgaccgGCGGGGGGCCAGGATGTACCCCGGCTGCTACTGCGTGGGGAAGGCCAAGCAGCAGGCCGTGCCGCTctccctggagccccccagccagccgcgCGATGCCGGCAGGACTCGCGGCCACGGCAAGCGGAAGAGCTGGACGTTCATCCACGAGAAGATGAGCTACGACACGTTCTTCACCATGAAGCGGCTGATCGAGCGGTCGCGGAGCGCGGGGGAAGTGCTGCGCTGGGTGACCCAGAACCCCACCAAGGTGTCGGCCAGCCACTACCCCATTGCCCTGCACAAGctgggccagctgctgcagcagctgcagggccaggccgTGGCGAACGGACAGCACCGCGGGCAGGTGCTGGAGGAGCCGGAGTTCCAGGCGCTCTGCCAGGCCATCATCAGTGGGTGCTCCAAGTTTGACAACTTCAGCATCGTCAATTGCCTGTACGCTGCTGCGGCCCTGGGTGAGTGCCCCGAGCTGAGCCGCTGGGGCCTGTGGGCTGAGCGGTTATGTGCCGGCGGGGGGTGGAGCACAAGGGTGACCCTCACGCGTGTGGGGTACCGTGGGCAGCTCTGGAGTAGGGAAGGGGCTGTCAAGTGAATGAggaatggggctggccctgcgcGAGGTCTGGACAGGTgcgggactggggcaggaggcaggagctgtaTTTGGGGACACCTTGGGGCACGGAGAAATACAGGTGACTCTGAGTGGGCTGGGTGTGTCTACAGTGATCAGAGTGCCTGTGTGGTGAGAAGGCTGAGAGAGGGGTTGAGACCaggtgtatcatagaatcatagaataataggactggaagggaccttgagaggtcatcgagtccagccccccgccctcaaggcaggaccaagctccgtctacaccatccctgacagatgtctatccaacctgttcttaaatatctccagagagggagattccaccacctcccttggcaatttattccaatatttgaccaccctgacagttaggaattttttcctaatgtccaatctaaacctcccctgctgcactttaagcccattactccttgtcctgtcctcagtaaccaagaggaacaaattttctccttcctccttgtgacacccttttagatatttgaaaaccgctatcatgtccccccttaatcttcttttttccaaactaaacaagcccagttcatgaagcctggcttcataggtcatgttctctaaacctttaatcattcttgtcgctcttctctgtaccctttccaatttctccacatctttcttgaaatgtggcgcccagaactggacacagtactccagctgaggcctaactagtgcagagtagagcggcagaatgacttcacgagttttgcttacaacacacctgttgatacaacctagaatcatatttgctttttttgcaacagcatcacactgttgactcatattcaacttgtggtccactatgacccctagatccctttccgccatgctccttcctagacagtcgcttcccatcttgtatgtatggaactgattgttccttcctaagtggagcactttgcatttctctttattaaacctcatcctgtttacctctgaccatttctctaatttgctaaggtcattttgaattatgtccctatcctccaaagaagtcgcaaccccacccagtttggtatcatccgcaaacttaataagcgtactctctatcccaatatctacatcattgatgaagatactgaacagtacgggtcccaaaacagacccttgcggaactccacttgttatccctttccagcaggatttagcaccgttaacaacaactctctgactacggttatccagccaattatgcacccaccttatcgtggccctatctaagttatatttgcctagtttatcaataaggatatcatgcgagaccgtatcaaatgccttactaaagtctaggtatatgacatccaccgcttctcccttatccacaaggctcgttatcctatcaaagaaagctatcagattagtttggcatgacttgttcttcacaaacccatgctggctattccctatcactttattaccttccaagtgtttgcatacgatttccttaattacctgctccattatcttccctgggacagacgttaaactgaccagtctgtagtttcctgggttgttcttattcccctttttatagatgggcacaatatttgcccttttccagtcttctggaatctcccctgtctgccatgatttttcaaagatcatagctaaaggctcagatacctcctctatcagctccttgagtatcctgggatgcatttcatcaggccctggtgacttgctgacatctaactttccta carries:
- the TMUB1 gene encoding transmembrane and ubiquitin-like domain-containing protein 1 encodes the protein MALIEGVGDEVTILFGLLLVLLVLALAWVSTHTAERADQVFAAPPSLAAGRLGAESLLEEESREPGAPAPAAGGPRETAEPSAGAAPDGPEGTAAGLRHRASPGSAQGPPQPPEGPGASPEAVDSSPTERGTVLRLKFLNDTERLVSVRPDETVGSLKRAHFPGQEHQVRLIYQGQLLREDAQSLAALHLTHNSVLHCHVSQHGPAPVAAGLRATADPVHTALNVGSLMLPLFVLMLAALWYFQLQYRHVFTATATTCLAGLTLLFSFVAFALYRR